In one window of Trichoplusia ni isolate ovarian cell line Hi5 unplaced genomic scaffold, tn1 tig00003999, whole genome shotgun sequence DNA:
- the LOC113508166 gene encoding solute carrier family 25 member 44-like, translated as MLMTCESQDRVFPFFIVFFLPQQMNPLGLDLDKKLSKAALAREVAVRVYRLHGPLGYYRGYAASLAAYVPNSALWWALYTTYQDELLKVAPSWMSILLIQCVAGTLGGFTTTFLTNPLDIVRARLQVQGVGTMNEVFRDLWAEEGLVGLYFKGLSARLVQSACFSFSIILGYETIKRVALSDEFRPRVRW; from the exons ATGCTTATGACTTGTGAATCCCAAGACCGAGTTTTTCCATTTTTCATAGTCTTTTTTCTTCCCCAGCAAATGAACCCTTTAGGTCTAGACCTAGACAAGAAGCTGTCTAAAGCGGCCCTAGCCCGGGAGGTGGCTGTCCGCGTGTACCGGCTTCACGGGCCGCTGGGCTACTACCGTGGTTACGCGGCTTCGCTCGCCGCCTATGTACCTAACTCTGCCCTCTGGTGGGCGCTGTATACTACTTATCaag ACGAGCTCCTGAAGGTGGCTCCCTCGTGGATGTCGATCCTGCTGATACAGTGCGTGGCGGGGACTCTCGGCGGGTTCACGACCACCTTCCTCACCAACCCTCTCGACATAGTGCGGGCTAGGCTACAG GTCCAAGGTGTAGGTACAATGAACGAGGTTTTCCGCGACCTCTGGGCTGAAGAAGGTCTCGTGGGGCTGTACTTCAAGGGTCTGTCTGCGCGCCTGGTGCAGTCCGCCTGCTTCTCATTCAGCATCATCCTCGGATACGAGACCATCAAGAGGGTCGCGCTGAGCGATGAGTTTAGACCGAGAGTACGCTGGTGA
- the LOC113508164 gene encoding zinc finger protein 665-like, which yields MYESLLDYVCDYCSRTFTRKYNLQTHIENCHINAECNCSVCGQTFNSPAGLQSHLTKGHNSYGECYPECDLCGRIFARKQNITSHMIAVHLKTIDFTKRCRICQKDFSSARSLKRHMNLLHNPNIEYPTCSECNKIFKGKHALIAHIQSVHTATDKDLIKCNLCDRVYTNNSNLKRHVEMFHGEKGEYRCDICPKVYTSNQSLRRHARTRHSTDDQEQLTCNFCYKVIIGRENFESHIQYNHREPSETEIETKNSLYCDYCERSFEDERELRNHVKNDHSFNSFYKYCRKSLLKQYGSDFSQTYNCEFCGNPFPTVYELKDHMRANHDTEYSLSTCNVCFDKFYSKEAVLAHKEVCKPPANVNSCSHCDKLFTDKSSLEFHTRIFHPQAQIADSNITSTNIDDEMAYKCEHCDRVYYSDRSLKHHVKLKHTTDEAVECEFCGKICSNKYYLASHIKIVHNNDSWSRCEYCDKQFKSKRNIRRHIEYTHLGMQRHKCIECETLFKEKRSLRKHVRTKHPDSTAFPQCHICHKRFESAKSCKIHLKLLHSFNMNTHPCHLCSVSFSSNEALTIHLETKHLAEDEIYKCEKCNIVFQGQEKFDSHNEVCHASLVPSAKEKVLPRCILCMKDFSTRKTLKRHIKKFHSDFDGDELATFGSRRRNFIVDCDDCIKNFSDEFYINIYQKLKHIRDSIIFKCDSCLASYNSLEFAIQRYKAANGDTFKSKMILSELCTTEMSEEEADFSGFGALHDMLPESTTNEIKLELFEEPMDFEIKMEPPSP from the coding sequence ATGTACGAAAGCCTACTAGACTATGTCTGCGACTACTGCTCAAGAACATTCACAAGGAAATACAACTTGCAAACACATATTGAAAACTGCCATATCAACGCAGAATGTAACTGCAGTGTTTGTGGACAGACATTCAACAGTCCAGCCGGCTTGCAATCTCATTTGACCAAAGGGCATAATAGCTATGGAGAATGCTACCCAGAATGCGACCTCTGTGGTCGGATCTtcgcaagaaaacaaaacataacctcCCATATGATAGCGGTCCACCTAAAAACAATTGACTTTACGAAACGGTGCAGAATATGTCAGAAGGATTTCTCTTCAGCGCGCAGTTTGAAACGCCATATGAACTTGTTACACAATCCCAATATTGAATACCCGACTTGCAGTGAatgtaataagatttttaaagGGAAACATGCCTTGATAGCTCACATACAATCTGTCCACACAGCTACCGACAAGGATTTGATAAAATGCAACCTGTGTGACAGAGTGTATACTAATAACAGCAACCTGAAACGCCATGTTGAAATGTTTCACGGTGAGAAAGGAGAGTATAGATGCGATATCTGCCCAAAAGTTTACACTTCAAATCAAAGTTTAAGACGACATGCTCGCACCAGGCACAGTACTGACGATCAGGAGCAATTGACCTGCAATTTCTGCTACAAAGTCATAATAGGCAGGGAGAATTTTGAAAGTCATATTCAGTATAACCACCGAGAGCCATCGGAGACGGAAATTGAAACAAAGAACTCCTTGTACTGCGATTATTGTGAAAGAAGTTTCGAAGACGAAAGAGAGTTAAGAAACCATGTTAAAAACGATCATTCATTCAATTCATTTTACAAGTATTGCCGAAAATCCTTGCTCAAGCAGTACGGTTCCGATTTCTCTCAAACTTACAACTGTGAATTCTGCGGCAATCCTTTCCCGACAGTTTACGAGTTGAAAGACCATATGAGGGCCAATCATGATACAGAATACTCTCTGTCAACTTGCAACGTCTGCTTCGACAAGTTTTACAGCAAGGAGGCGGTATTAGCACACAAAGAGGTTTGCAAACCGCCGGCAAACGTCAACTCTTGCAGCCATTGCGATAAACTGTTCACAGACAAATCAAGCTTGGAGTTTCACACTCGGATCTTTCACCCGCAAGCACAGATCGCCGATTCTAATATAACATCAACTAACATAGACGATGAAATGGCTTACAAATGCGAGCATTGTGACCGAGTTTACTATAGCGACAGGTCTTTAAAACATCACGTCAAATTAAAACACACAACGGATGAGGCTGTCGAATGCGAATTTTGCGGGAAAATTTGTAGCAACAAATACTATTTGGCATCCCATATCAAAATAGTCCATAACAACGATTCCTGGTCTCGATGCGAGTACTGTGACAAGCAGTTTAAATCGAAGAGAAATATTCGGCGACACATCGAGTACACACATTTGGGCATGCAAAGGCACAAGTGTATTGAATGTGAGACTTTGTTTAAAGAGAAAAGGAGTCTTAGAAAACACGTCAGGACGAAACATCCCGATTCGACCGCCTTCCCCCAATGCCATATATGTCACAAGCGTTTCGAATCCGCGAAGTCTTGTAAAATTCACTTAAAACTTCTACATTCTTTCAACATGAACACACATCCTTGTCACCTCTGTTCGGTATCCTTCAGCTCAAATGAAGCTTTGACTATTCATCTTGAGACAAAACATCTCGCTGAAGACGAGATTTACAAATGCGAGAAATGCAATATCGTTTTTCAGGGGCAAGAGAAGTTTGACAGTCATAACGAAGTGTGTCACGCGAGTTTGGTGCCAAGTGCTAAAGAGAAAGTGTTGCCGCGTTGTATACTTTGCATGAAAGATTTTAGTACGAGGAAAACTTTAAAACGGCATATTAAGAAGTTTCATTCAGATTTTGACGGGGATGAATTAGCGACGTTTGGGTCTCGGCGGAGGAATTTCATTGTCGACTGCGATGATTGTATCAAGAATTTTAGTGATGAgttctatattaatatttatcagaAATTAAAGCATATTAGGGATTCGATTATATTTAAGTGCGATAGTTGTCTTGCTTCGTATAATTCTTTGGAGTTTGCCATTCAGAGGTATAAGGCGGCGAATGGGGATACTTTTAAGAGTAAAATGATTCTAAGTGAACTGTGTACGACGGAAATGAGTGAGGAGGAAGCGGATTTCTCCGGTTTCGGAGCGTTACACGACATGCTACCGGAAAGTACTACGAATGAGATAAAATTGGAGTTGTTCGAGGAACCTATGGATTTTGAAATTAAGATGGAGCCGCCGTCGCCATAA